In Stigmatopora argus isolate UIUO_Sarg chromosome 10, RoL_Sarg_1.0, whole genome shotgun sequence, the following proteins share a genomic window:
- the exoc3l2b gene encoding exocyst complex component 3-like protein 2 encodes MPILKNLPVRLKGGATLDNALFIRRMSLQINPRHHNPFDDDEEEEDGGRGDRSWSPAGSFLDGEGAGEHRGEEGKKSRGGRGSSGKGSFIKSPLKSLGKLGKNLRLSGRGKDGDSPSPQGTPSPADKKKRGRRSSEGSLLRFAGKYRDTLSFRKESMANGDSNLCDSECDSSSRRLSFMKMVGLGKNKREPGADATSQAPEEQPASKETEAQVKPREPLSVLEILQLVKKRDLLLADAHIQELEQECNEGAEAGAAAEETPVKDGGRRKAKDVELLYEELQKELWAVVRESLRSPTAGPNLGLVVQVLQQEELVDAGCSWTGGPRPRQLKRRWREAVEDAADGSLPQKAEFTAGELAGYLDRVQTRVLEDLDAVKRNVLNIYPDEYKALQVYMQSYHQAVAKRLQVITEQQLQITDIYSLLDWLHNIYNRRVLAKVCASDPLRGSHLGPLLPSDVIDRLEQDCLNSVRAKVTTEFTQVLDEEEKRWMEMLQVEEYNIPLAKTIIQRLQVDLERSASINKSLGSRVAQCSLNGLADFLFSFQRKVDLFHEGMQSGFFGEHEDGYVSKTVALVNCCPPFRTFLQRCLPSHTTTTTTAASDDSLQRANKALDHIVHQGVRVLTDRLFLHIRPSFERLVKRKWLTNTEAFEQIEAAVKEHFKKYRRMENPPYQMLVAEIHRRVTMEYLRSVMRGRIICTSLKMRKRMAGRLRDEGRLIKVLFKDLESPSSWLDGALAHISELIQLEDIPSIQMEVGVLVREFPDVRKKHVSAILNIRGMTRQRERQEILNVVKDIENGAGDAGTGGPARVSRERGLFSEIPVTSEVHCLNVGLSRMALAASSCYAALRPRGRKARSSIQDNPDDVL; translated from the exons ATGCCCATCCTCAAGAACCTTCCGGTGCGCCTGAAGGGCGGCGCCACTTTGGACAACGCCCTATTCATTCGCAGGATGAGCCTCCAAATTAACCCGCGCCACCACAACCCCTTCGAtgacgacgaggaggaggaggacggcggGCGAGGCGACCGCTCCTGGTCGCCGGCCGGTTCCTTCCTGGACGGCGAGGGCGCCGGCGAGCACAGGGGCGAAGAGGGCAAGAAGAGCCGAGGGGGGCGAGGCAGCTCGGGGAAGGGCTCCTTCATCAAGTCGCCCCTCAAGAGTTTGGGCAAGCTGGGGAAGAACTTGAGGTTGTCGGGCCGGGGGAAGGACGGCGACTCGCCCTCGCCGCAGGGGACGCCGTCCCCGGCggacaagaaaaaaagagggcgCAGGAGCTCGGAAGGAAGTCTGCTCAG GTTCGCGGGCAAATACCGCGACACGCTGAGCTTCCGCAAAGAGTCCATGGCCAACGGCGACTCCAACCTTTGCGACAGCGAGTGCGACTCTTCCAGCCGCCGCCTGTCCTTCATGAAGATGGTGGGACTGGGCAAGAACAAGCGAGAGCCCGGGGCCGACGCCACCTCGCAGGCTCCCGAGGAGCAGCCGGCGAGCAAGGAGACGGAGGCCCAGGTCAAGCCCAGGGAGCCGCTTTCCG TGCTGGAGATTCTTCAGCTGGTCAAGAAGCGTGACCTCCTGCTGGCCGACGCCCACATCCAGGAGCTGGAGCAGGAGTGCAACGAGGGCGCCGAGGCCGGCGCGGCCGCGGAGGAGACGCCCGTCAAGGACGGCGGGCGGCGGAAGGCCAAAGACGTGGAGCTGCTGTACGAGGAGCTGCAGAAGGAGCTGTGGGCGGTGGTGCGCGAGTCTTTGCGCTCGCCCACCGCCGGGCCCAACTTGGGCCTCGTGGTTCAG GTCCTGCAGCAGGAGGAGTTGGTGGACGCCGGCTGCTCGTGGACGGGCGGCCCGAGACCGCGGCAGCTCAAGCGGCGCTGGAGGGAGGCGGTGGAGGACGCGGCCGACGGATCGCTGCCTCAGAAGGCCGAGTTCACCGCCGGCGAGCTGGCCGGCTATCTGGACCGCGTCCAGACCCGCGTGCTTGAAGACCTGGACGCCGTTAAGAGGAACGTGCTCAACATCTACCCCGACGAGTACAAGGCCCTGCAG GTGTACATGCAGAGTTACCACCAGGCGGTTGCTAAGCGACTCCAGGTCATTACAGAGCAACAGTTGCAGATTACCGACATTTACTCACTGCTGGACTGGTTACACAACATATACAACAG gAGAGTTTTGGCCAAGGTGTGTGCATCGGATCCTTTGAGAGGGTCTCATCTGGGACCCCTGCTGCCGTCGGACGTCATCGATAGGCTGGAACAAGATTGCCTCAACTCCGTCAGG GCCAAAGTCACCACTGAGTTTACTCAAGTCTTGGACGAGGAGGAGAAAAGATGGATGGAGATGCTGCAGGTGGAAGAGTACAACATCCCTCTTGCTAAAACTATTATACAG aggCTGCAAGTGGATCTGGAACGTTCCGCCTCCATCAATAAAAGTTTGGGCTCCAGAGTGGCTCAGTGCAGCCTCAACGGCCTGGCAGACTTCCTCTTCAG TTTCCAGCGTAAAGTGGACTTGTTCCACGAGGGGATGCAGAGCGGATTTTTCGGCGAGCACGAGGACGGCTACGTGTCCAAAACCGTCGCGCTGGTCAACTGCTGCCCGCCGTTCAG AACTTTCCTTCAACGTTGCCTGCCGAGCcacacgacgacgacgacgacggcggcaaGCGACGATTCGCTGCAGCGTGCCAACAAAGCGCTCGACCACATCGTCCACCAGGGGGTGCGGGTGCTCACCGACCGACTCTTCCTCCACATCAGG CCGTCTTTTGAGCGCTTGGTGAAGAGGAAGTGGCTGACCAACACGGAAGCCTTTGAGCAGATCGAAGCTGCCGTCAAGGAGCACTTTAAGAAATATCGGAGGATGGAGAACCCGCCCTACCAG ATGCTGGTAGCGGAGATTCACCGTCGTGTTACGATGGAGTACCTTCGCTCGGTGATGCGAGGCCGAATCATCTGCACGTCGCtgaagatgaggaagaggatGGCAGGACGCCTCAGGGACGAAGGACGGCTGATCAAAGTGCTTTTCAAGGACCTG GAATCGCCGTCGAGCTGGTTGGACGGAGCGCTGGCTCACATCTCGGAGCTCATCCAGCTGGAGGACATCCCCTCCATCCAGATGGAGGTGGGGGTTCTGGTTCGAGAGTTTCCAGATGTTCG GAAGAAGCACGTGTCGGCCATTTTGAACATCCGCGGCATGACGCGCCAACGCGAGCGGCAGGAGATCCTCAACGTCGTCAAGGACATCGAGAACGGCGCGGGCGACGCCGGCACCGGCGGTCCGGCCCGCGTGAGCCGGGAGCGGGGGCTCTTCTCCGAGATCCCCGTGACCTCCGAGGTCCACTGCCTTAACGTGGGCCTGAGCCGCATGGCCCTCGCCGCCTCATCCTGCTACGCCGCGTTGCGCCCCCGCGGACGAAAGGCCCGTTCGTCCATCCAGGACAACCCGGACGATGTCCTCTGA